A genome region from Macaca nemestrina isolate mMacNem1 chromosome 20, mMacNem.hap1, whole genome shotgun sequence includes the following:
- the LOC105496885 gene encoding very-long-chain enoyl-CoA reductase isoform X3 encodes MILRETQAACGPPAIPHCSRVEILDAKTREKLCFLDKVEPHATIAEIKNLFTKTHPQWYPARQSLRLDPKGKSLKDEDILQKLPVGTTATLYFRDLGAQISWVTVFLTEYAGPLFIYLLFYFRVPFIYGHKYDFTSSRHTVVHLACICHSFHYVKRLLETLFVHRFSHGTMPLRNIFKNCTYYWGFAAWMAYYINHPLYTPPTYGAQQVKLALAIFVICQLGNFSIHMALRDLRPAGSKTRKIPYPTKNPFTWLFLLVSCPNYTYEVGSWIGFAIMTQCLPVALFSLVGFTQMTIWAKGKHRSYLKEFRDYPPLRMPIIPFLL; translated from the exons ATGATTCTTCGAGAAACCCAAGCAGCCTGTGGCCCTCCAGCGATTCCTCATTGCTCAAGG GTGGAGATTCTGGATGCAAAGACAAGGGAGAAGCTGTGTTTCCTGGACAAG GTGGAGCCCCACGCCACCATTGCGGAGATCAAGAACCTCTTCACCAAGACCC ATCCGCAATGGTACCCCGCCCGCCAGTCCCTCCGCCTGGACCCCA AGGGCAAGTCCCTGAAGGATGAAGATATTCTACAGAAGCTGCCCGTGGGCACCACGGCCACGCTCTACTTCCGGGACCTGGGGGCCCAGATCAGCTGGGTGACG GTCTTCCTAACAGAGTACGCAGGGCCCCTTTTCATCTACCTGCTCTTCTACTTCCGAGTGCCCTTCATCTATGGCCACAAATACGACTTCACGTCCAGTCGGCACACGGTGGTGCA CCTCGCCTGCATCTGCCACTCATTCCACTACGTCAAGCGCCTGCTGGAGACGCTCTTCGTGCACCGTTTCTCCCATGGCACCATGCCTTTGCGCAACATCTTCAAG AACTGCACCTACTACTGGGGCTTCGCCGCATGGATGGCCTATTACATCAACCACCCTCTCTACACGCCGCCTA CCTACGGAGCTCAGCAGGTGAAACTGGCGCTCGCCATCTTTGTG ATCTGCCAGCTCGGCAACTTCTCCATCCACATGGCCCTGCGGGACCTGCGGCCCGCTG GGTCCAAGACCCGGAAGATCCCATACCCCACCAAGAACCCCTTCACGTGGCTCTTCCTGCTGGTGTCCTGCCCCAACTACACCTACGAG GTGGGGTCCTGGATCGGTTTCGCCATCATGACGCAGTGTCTCCCAG TGGCCCTGTTCTCCCTGGTGGGCTTCACCCAGATGACCATCTGGGCCAAGGGCAAGCACCGCAGCTACCTGAAGGAGTTCCGGGACTATCCGCCCCTGCGCATGCCCATCATCCCCTTCCTGCTCTGA
- the LOC105496885 gene encoding very-long-chain enoyl-CoA reductase isoform X1: MKHYEVEILDAKTREKLCFLDKVEPHATIAEIKNLFTKTHPQWYPARQSLRLDPKGKSLKDEDILQKLPVGTTATLYFRDLGAQISWVTVFLTEYAGPLFIYLLFYFRVPFIYGHKYDFTSSRHTVVHLACICHSFHYVKRLLETLFVHRFSHGTMPLRNIFKNCTYYWGFAAWMAYYINHPLYTPPTYGAQQVKLALAIFVICQLGNFSIHMALRDLRPAGSKTRKIPYPTKNPFTWLFLLVSCPNYTYEVGSWIGFAIMTQCLPVALFSLVGFTQMTIWAKGKHRSYLKEFRDYPPLRMPIIPFLL, encoded by the exons GTGGAGATTCTGGATGCAAAGACAAGGGAGAAGCTGTGTTTCCTGGACAAG GTGGAGCCCCACGCCACCATTGCGGAGATCAAGAACCTCTTCACCAAGACCC ATCCGCAATGGTACCCCGCCCGCCAGTCCCTCCGCCTGGACCCCA AGGGCAAGTCCCTGAAGGATGAAGATATTCTACAGAAGCTGCCCGTGGGCACCACGGCCACGCTCTACTTCCGGGACCTGGGGGCCCAGATCAGCTGGGTGACG GTCTTCCTAACAGAGTACGCAGGGCCCCTTTTCATCTACCTGCTCTTCTACTTCCGAGTGCCCTTCATCTATGGCCACAAATACGACTTCACGTCCAGTCGGCACACGGTGGTGCA CCTCGCCTGCATCTGCCACTCATTCCACTACGTCAAGCGCCTGCTGGAGACGCTCTTCGTGCACCGTTTCTCCCATGGCACCATGCCTTTGCGCAACATCTTCAAG AACTGCACCTACTACTGGGGCTTCGCCGCATGGATGGCCTATTACATCAACCACCCTCTCTACACGCCGCCTA CCTACGGAGCTCAGCAGGTGAAACTGGCGCTCGCCATCTTTGTG ATCTGCCAGCTCGGCAACTTCTCCATCCACATGGCCCTGCGGGACCTGCGGCCCGCTG GGTCCAAGACCCGGAAGATCCCATACCCCACCAAGAACCCCTTCACGTGGCTCTTCCTGCTGGTGTCCTGCCCCAACTACACCTACGAG GTGGGGTCCTGGATCGGTTTCGCCATCATGACGCAGTGTCTCCCAG TGGCCCTGTTCTCCCTGGTGGGCTTCACCCAGATGACCATCTGGGCCAAGGGCAAGCACCGCAGCTACCTGAAGGAGTTCCGGGACTATCCGCCCCTGCGCATGCCCATCATCCCCTTCCTGCTCTGA
- the LOC105496885 gene encoding very-long-chain enoyl-CoA reductase isoform X2, with product MPLRNIFKNCTYYWGFAAWMAYYINHPLYTPPTYGAQQVKLALAIFVICQLGNFSIHMALRDLRPAGSKTRKIPYPTKNPFTWLFLLVSCPNYTYEVGSWIGFAIMTQCLPVALFSLVGFTQMTIWAKGKHRSYLKEFRDYPPLRMPIIPFLL from the exons ATGCCTTTGCGCAACATCTTCAAG AACTGCACCTACTACTGGGGCTTCGCCGCATGGATGGCCTATTACATCAACCACCCTCTCTACACGCCGCCTA CCTACGGAGCTCAGCAGGTGAAACTGGCGCTCGCCATCTTTGTG ATCTGCCAGCTCGGCAACTTCTCCATCCACATGGCCCTGCGGGACCTGCGGCCCGCTG GGTCCAAGACCCGGAAGATCCCATACCCCACCAAGAACCCCTTCACGTGGCTCTTCCTGCTGGTGTCCTGCCCCAACTACACCTACGAG GTGGGGTCCTGGATCGGTTTCGCCATCATGACGCAGTGTCTCCCAG TGGCCCTGTTCTCCCTGGTGGGCTTCACCCAGATGACCATCTGGGCCAAGGGCAAGCACCGCAGCTACCTGAAGGAGTTCCGGGACTATCCGCCCCTGCGCATGCCCATCATCCCCTTCCTGCTCTGA